In the genome of Candidatus Phytoplasma solani, the window ATAGTTGATATAATATTTTTCCTTAATAGCTGATATAATAAGAATAGTATATTAAAAATATCTTAAAATTTAAAAAAATATGTAAAAGAGAATTAAATATATATTTTTAATTTATATTTAGACAACTTTTTTATTTTTTCTTTTTATTTGTTTTGCAATTGATGCCAAAATTAATTTTTTTCTTCCAATTAAAATTGAAAAAATACTTATGATAATAAAAAAATATTGACATGAAAAAAATATTTGAAAGTAGGTTTTTTGTGTTTCCTTTGTTTGCTAATTTACTTACTATTTTTCGTATTTTATTAATTTTTGTTCTTGTGCCTTTGATGTGTTTTGATGATTATGATTGGGTTTTTGTTTTGACTTTTCAAATCATTTTTGTAGCAGCTGTGATCACTGATTATCTAGATGGTTACATCGCTAGAAAATACAAACAACAAACGGTTTTTGGTAAATTTTTTGATCCGATTGCTGATAAACTACTAGTGATTATTGCTCTTTTTTATCTTTGTCAATTTCGTTTTTGCTCTAAAAGCAAACCTGATGATTTTATCATTCCTAAA includes:
- the pgsA gene encoding CDP-diacylglycerol--glycerol-3-phosphate 3-phosphatidyltransferase; the encoded protein is MKKIFESRFFVFPLFANLLTIFRILLIFVLVPLMCFDDYDWVFVLTFQIIFVAAVITDYLDGYIARKYKQQTVFGKFFDPIADKLLVIIALFYLCQFRFCSKSKPDDFIIPKHFFPPILMVIVIREFLVTGIRLLSSNNEVVVEASFWGKIKTGSTFLAIFCLFFGLYLPYFPKVENQYVHNLFIHINRIGDVFLFLAVFLTITSGIDYFFKNYQIIVKNFSPK